GGATGAGGTGAAGCAGTTCAAACCTACTCCCATGGCCTATCAGCTTGTCCTTAAAAAGCTTGGTGTCAAAAGGGAGGAAGTCCTGTTCATGTCTTCTAATCCCTGGGATATTGCAGGAGCCGCCAACTTTGGATTCCATACGGCATGGATCAATCGCCAGGATAAGGTGATGGATGAGCTGGGTGTGAAACCCGATTTTGTCTATCGTGATCTGAATGGAATACTTGAGCATAAGAGCTAGGATCAAGGGGCTGATCTTCCTACGTCGTGAAAGACATTAGAAGATCAGCTTTTTCTTTTTTCGACGGTTTCGGGGAACTTCAAAAATCTTCCCACTCCCTTTCCATTTAAATTCATTGTATAGTACAAGTAGATCATTAGACTGGTTTCCTTTCTTTTTAGAGAGGAATACGTTACCTGAATATAGAAGACTACTACATACTGATAGGGGAGGAAGATCATGACTGAAAAGCTGATTCCGGTATCCGGCGTAGAAGTGGATTCTAAAACAAAATGTAAGCATTATCGAACATCAAAGGATATCATCGCCATTAAATTCAAATGCTGTAACACCTATTATCCTTGCCACTCATGTCACGAAGAAGTGGCGGATCATGATCCCATCCTCTGGTCACCGGAAGAGTGGAATACGAAAGCGATTCTGTGCGGAGAATGCCATAACGAGTTAACGATTTTACAATACATGAATTGCCAATCGGTCTGCCCCCATTGTCAGTCCGCTTTTAATCCCGGGTGTCAGACCCATTACCACCTGTACTTTGAAGGGTGAATGACAGCAATGTTTCACGTGAAACGAAGGAGATGTTGAAATGGAAAAGGCGACGTTTGCAGGAGGTTGTTTCTGGTGCATGGTGGAACCCTTTGAGAATCAGGAAGGAATCGAAGAGATCATCTCCGGCTATACTGGAGGGCAGACGCCTGATCCAACCTATAAAGAAGTGATCTCAGGCGAAACGGGTCATTATGAAGCAGTGCAGATCCTATTTGATCCTGCCTTATTTCCGTATGAAAAACTCCTGGATTTTTACTGGAGACAAATCGACCCAACCGATCCCCAAGGACAATTCAAAGATCGGGGAAGCTCATACCGGACAGCGATCTTTTATCACAATGATCATCAAAAAAGGCTTGCCGTGGACTCTAAAAGAGAATTGGAGAAGAGTGGACGGTTTGCAGACCCTATTGTGACCGAAATCCTACCCGCCAGGGAATTTTATCTTGCGGAAGACTATCATCAGGATTTCCACAAGAAAAACGCTTTCCGATATGCTCTGTACAAACGCAGCAGGGAGGACTTCCTGAAGAAATATTGGCCAAAAGATCTATCCTATTTAAAGGAACAGCTGACAGAGATGCAATATTTCGTCACCCAGGAAAATGGGACGGAGCCACCATATGAAAACGAATTCTGGGATAACACGAGAGAAGGAATATACGTGGATATTGTGTCAGGGGAACCCCTCTTCACGTCGAAAGACCAGTATGACAGTGGCTGTGGATGGCCCAGCTTTACAAAGCCGGTCATGGACGCAAGCGTCAGCGAACAATACGATCTCTCCCATCGGACTACCCGGGTGGAAGTGAGGGGCAGGGAAGCGGATTCCCATCTTGGCCATGTCTTTCCGGACGGACCGGGTCCCAAAGGACTTCGTTACTGTATCAACTCTGCAGCTTTGCGGTTTATTCCTAAAGAAAAGCTTGAAGAGGAAGGATATGGAGATTTTCTGTTATTATTTCATAGTAAATAAGGACATGCCGGCGGAGTATGCCGACATGTCCTTTTATCTTTCTACCTTCTCTTCAGCCTTTTCCCAAAGATTCTCTATGCCTTGTACCCGCTTGATGGCTGTGATGGTACCTTGATGCAGACCCTCATGCCAATTCGTAAAGGAGAGGACTTCGGCTAATGTGGTAAACGTGGTATGTTCACCAAGGACAAACGGTTTCTCTCCCAATTCATCCAAGCGCCCCGAGAATGCTTCTTTCATCCGTCGGGGCTGATCCTCCAACTTTTCCCGAAGCTCACTAAGTGCAGGGGGAGTGAGATCGTTCCAGGTATGGGGGCTGGTCTGAAAGCCGAACAGCTCTCCATATTCAGGCGGAAGGGATTTACGGTCGTTTTCTCCGACAAAAGAGAATAACAGGTTTTCCTGGGATAA
The DNA window shown above is from Rossellomorea vietnamensis and carries:
- a CDS encoding DinB family protein; translation: MKEHMLFQQMEFIRMRTLAALDATTEQQADEVPEGFKNSIRWNLGHVLLSQENLLFSFVGENDRKSLPPEYGELFGFQTSPHTWNDLTPPALSELREKLEDQPRRMKEAFSGRLDELGEKPFVLGEHTTFTTLAEVLSFTNWHEGLHQGTITAIKRVQGIENLWEKAEEKVER
- the msrA gene encoding peptide-methionine (S)-S-oxide reductase MsrA, whose product is MEKATFAGGCFWCMVEPFENQEGIEEIISGYTGGQTPDPTYKEVISGETGHYEAVQILFDPALFPYEKLLDFYWRQIDPTDPQGQFKDRGSSYRTAIFYHNDHQKRLAVDSKRELEKSGRFADPIVTEILPAREFYLAEDYHQDFHKKNAFRYALYKRSREDFLKKYWPKDLSYLKEQLTEMQYFVTQENGTEPPYENEFWDNTREGIYVDIVSGEPLFTSKDQYDSGCGWPSFTKPVMDASVSEQYDLSHRTTRVEVRGREADSHLGHVFPDGPGPKGLRYCINSAALRFIPKEKLEEEGYGDFLLLFHSK
- a CDS encoding CHY zinc finger protein, with amino-acid sequence MTEKLIPVSGVEVDSKTKCKHYRTSKDIIAIKFKCCNTYYPCHSCHEEVADHDPILWSPEEWNTKAILCGECHNELTILQYMNCQSVCPHCQSAFNPGCQTHYHLYFEG